The Deltaproteobacteria bacterium genome contains the following window.
GGACTTCCAAAAGAAAAGATGCACTGTTCTGTCATGGGCCGGGATGCCTTAGAAAAGGCGATTGCCTACTATCGTGGCGAAGCCGAAAAGGAGATTGAGGGGGAAATCGTCTGCGAGTGCTTTGGTGTGACCGATGTGGAAATAGAGCGGGCCGTCCGTGAAAGCAACCTGACCACAGTAGAAGACGTGACCGATTATACCAAAGCGGGCGGGGGGTGTGAAAGCTGTCATGACAAGATCCAAGAGATTATTGATGAGGTTTATGGCAAGCCGCACGTTGTACGCCTGAAGCCGGCAGGATTGACCAACATTCAAAAGATCAAACTGATCGAGCAAACGTTGGAACGTGAGATCAAACCATCCCTTCAGAAGGACGGAGGAGATATCGAACTCATTGATGTTGACGGCAATACGGTCATTGTGAAGCTGCAAGGGACATGTGCCACCTGTGTTGCCTCACAGGTTACGCTGAAACACTATGTGGAAGCCAAGCTGCGTGAATTAGTAACCCCGGAGCTGGTGGTACAGGAGATACAATCATGAAAGTGATCTATACAGACAATAATGCCACGACACAGGTTGCGCCTGAGGTCTTGGATGAGATGCTTCCATACTTTCACGACCTGTACGGCAACCCCTCCAGTATGCACAGCTTTGGCGGTCAGGTGGCGCGGAAATTAAAAGAGGCTCGCCAGAAGGTGGCCAGTCTGATCGGGGCAACGCCGGATGAAATACTCTTTACCGGCTGCGGCACGGAAAGCGACAGTACGGCCATTCAGGCAGCCATTGTGTCACATCCCGATAAAAGACATATCATCACCACCCGGGTTGAACACCCTGCTGTTAAGAATCTGTGCGAATACTTGGAAAAGAACGGATACCGGGTCACATTCCTGCCAGTGGATCGGCAGGGGAGATTGAATCCAGAAGATTTATACAAAAGTCTCTCCAAAGACACCGCGATTGTCAGCATTATGTGGGCGAATAATGAGACCGGTGTGATTTTTCCTATAGAAGAAATCGCTCAGATTGTGACCCAAAGCGGGGTTGTATTCCATACAGATGCTGTGCAGGCCGTGGGAAAGATTCCGATCGACGTTCAGAAGATCGCCGTGGATATGCTCTCTCTTTCGGGTCACAAAATTCATGCGCCCAAAGGGATAGGTGCCCTTTATGTAAGAAAAGGAACAAAGTTCACGCCCTTTCTAATTGGGGGGCATCAGGAAAAAGGGCGCAGGGGCGGGACTGAAAATGTTGCCTCTATCATCGGACTCGGCAAGGCGTGCGAGCTCGCCGGAGAACATATAAAAGAGGAAAACAAGCCGGTAAGATATCTCAGGGACAAGCTTG
Protein-coding sequences here:
- the nifU gene encoding Fe-S cluster assembly protein NifU, which codes for MWDYTDKVVDHFLHPRNVGEVENPDGIGEEGSLACGDALKLTFKLDENKRIKDAKFQTFGCASAIASSSALTEIVKGMTLEEAQKVTNDDIARYLGGLPKEKMHCSVMGRDALEKAIAYYRGEAEKEIEGEIVCECFGVTDVEIERAVRESNLTTVEDVTDYTKAGGGCESCHDKIQEIIDEVYGKPHVVRLKPAGLTNIQKIKLIEQTLEREIKPSLQKDGGDIELIDVDGNTVIVKLQGTCATCVASQVTLKHYVEAKLRELVTPELVVQEIQS
- the nifS gene encoding cysteine desulfurase NifS codes for the protein MKVIYTDNNATTQVAPEVLDEMLPYFHDLYGNPSSMHSFGGQVARKLKEARQKVASLIGATPDEILFTGCGTESDSTAIQAAIVSHPDKRHIITTRVEHPAVKNLCEYLEKNGYRVTFLPVDRQGRLNPEDLYKSLSKDTAIVSIMWANNETGVIFPIEEIAQIVTQSGVVFHTDAVQAVGKIPIDVQKIAVDMLSLSGHKIHAPKGIGALYVRKGTKFTPFLIGGHQEKGRRGGTENVASIIGLGKACELAGEHIKEENKPVRYLRDKLENEILKRVPNAMVNGDREHRLPNTTSISFEYVEGEAILLMMNEFGICASSGSACTSGSLEPSHVLRAMGVPFTAAHGSIRFSLSIYNTEEEIDFIIEELPPIIERLRELSPYWDQSKTAAIDPVQG